A window of Bactrocera tryoni isolate S06 unplaced genomic scaffold, CSIRO_BtryS06_freeze2 scaffold_25, whole genome shotgun sequence genomic DNA:
TTGCTGGTACCTGCAGACTGGTTGCTGtcagcgcatttgttgttgcctgattgttgttttttgctgcttctgctgactgcgttcTTTGCTGCGTTTCCTTTTCTTCTGATCGCCgtgatgactcatcatcgccgttaccctttttattgccagtagttgttattgttgttgggtcGACAAAGTTGAAGTAGGCATTTAGGGAAGGCCTACGGCCTTGCTggtgaggctgcgaagcactcattattgtttttattattcgttttttgttttgtttttatctatttattgcGTACactgtttataaataataatttgtgagcactgattttttgttgattgtttgtttttattttatttttattaattggttACTTTTTTCACAGTTTTAATACACGGAGCGAGTTaaaaaacacgtccgtacaccttGAAGGACTAAGAACCTTCCTCTGAAGTTGTTGTAGAGTTGCTACAACGTTGCTGAGGCCTTTCGTACGGCGGGCTTGCAGCCTAGAATGTCGCCTCCGTTGCGTGGTTATATGACGATGGCGCCAGAAGCGGGACTCCTCTGAAAGGGAGGCGGAACAGTGACGGCCGAACCTACAGTGGGCGTAGGTGCAGTGGTCATCTCTGCATCCATATCGatctgttaaaaaatattatttcaattatcatatataagtatacattaGGGCGGgacgatttaaaaatcgcccattgctctatgaaaatcatattctagggatcaaaataagaaactttgcagaaggaaccatacctctaaaacgaattttgatgtcccccaatttgggtcgaacttttgggtaggggcaaattttgaaaaatccaactttgacccatttagagtgctccaatcgattgcaaatgtatgaccgacccccactaactttggacggccgatccatccatgccagtggcacaccccctggaactcccctggggggttccctgtacaatcatttcaaaaaatcaccatttttggcctttacatgaaaaaatcagctaaatggctatgttttttctttatttttatttatttatttataataatatctattttttctcttaagaaatttattcagaacatatgtaaataaaaaattaatttaagtgagttatagaaaagaaactaaaaaaattattgtttgaagtcttttttactttcaagtctgggcaatttcgcacggctctctaatgtcgtcgccataacagccacTACATTTT
This region includes:
- the LOC120780387 gene encoding uncharacterized protein LOC120780387; translated protein: MSASQPHQQGRRPSLNAYFNFVDPTTITTTGNKKGNGDDESSRRSEEKETQQRTQSAEAAKNNNQATTNALTATSLQVPANAQATKKITTQATEEH